One Rhodococcus sp. P1Y DNA window includes the following coding sequences:
- a CDS encoding ABC transporter permease, whose translation MSTEVVLAQVDAGRPHRRGFPGLAFVRSTSGVQRATLIVGLVLMAIFILAAVFAPLLAPYGFSQTSDDGGEFARQSAPSAQHIFGTSVRGEDVFSRVIYGARTALMVIASSLILSIVIGVPLGLASGYIGRWFDRVLVLFMDAMYAFPSLLLAVVISIVVAGGQSSSFGGIASAAIAITAIFVPQYFRVVRNATVAVKTEPYVDAARVTGASTVRILFRHILSNVVQTLPVIITLNAAEAILTLAGLGFLGFGIEPTSASEWGYDINKALPDISNGIWWTSVFPGLGIVLIVLGMTMVGESASETMNPLLRTRKKRVKA comes from the coding sequence ATGAGTACCGAAGTTGTTCTCGCACAGGTCGATGCAGGCCGGCCGCATCGTCGCGGATTTCCTGGTCTTGCATTTGTGCGTTCCACGTCCGGCGTGCAACGGGCCACATTGATCGTCGGGCTGGTACTGATGGCGATCTTCATCCTCGCTGCAGTGTTCGCGCCGTTGCTGGCACCGTACGGCTTTTCGCAGACAAGTGACGACGGCGGAGAATTTGCGCGTCAGTCGGCGCCGTCCGCGCAGCACATTTTCGGTACGTCGGTGCGCGGGGAAGACGTATTCTCGCGAGTGATCTACGGTGCTCGAACAGCATTGATGGTCATCGCAAGTTCGTTGATCCTGTCCATCGTGATCGGAGTTCCGCTCGGATTGGCGTCGGGCTACATCGGTCGGTGGTTCGATCGAGTTCTCGTGCTGTTCATGGACGCGATGTACGCGTTTCCGTCGTTGCTTCTGGCGGTTGTCATCTCGATCGTCGTCGCGGGAGGTCAGTCGAGCAGCTTCGGTGGTATCGCCTCGGCTGCCATCGCGATCACGGCGATCTTCGTTCCGCAGTACTTCCGCGTCGTACGCAATGCGACGGTTGCCGTCAAGACCGAACCCTATGTCGACGCCGCTCGCGTGACCGGTGCCAGCACGGTTCGAATCCTGTTCCGGCACATCCTGTCCAACGTAGTTCAGACTCTCCCGGTCATCATCACGCTGAACGCGGCCGAGGCAATCCTGACTCTCGCCGGCCTCGGATTCCTCGGCTTCGGGATCGAACCGACGTCGGCATCGGAATGGGGATACGACATCAACAAGGCTCTGCCCGATATCTCCAACGGCATCTGGTGGACTTCGGTGTTCCCGGGTCTCGGCATCGTGTTGATTGTTCTCGGTATGACGATGGTCGGCGAGAGCGCAAGCGAAACGATGAATCCGCTTCTCCGTACACGAAAGAAGAGGGTGAAGGCATGA